The sequence below is a genomic window from Halolamina litorea.
CCGCGGCATCCTCGTCGTCGGCCTCGACGTGAGCGGGCCGAAGGGGGACCTCCACTCCGGCCACTACGGCGGCGCGGTCCCCAACCCCGCGTGGGAGTTGATCCGCCTCCTCGGCACGATGCGTGACCCCCACGGCCGCATCGCTATCGACGGCTTCTACGACGAGGTCGAGGGGGTGCCAGCCCCCGACCGCGAACTACTGGATACCTTCGAACCCGACGAGGCTGAGCTCCTGGCGGACCTCGAGGTGGGCGGCCTCCAGGACGGCCCCGGAGAGACGTTCCTCGAGAAGACCCTCTACTACCCGACGCTCAACGTCAACGGCATCGCCGGCGGACACGGGGAGACGGGTTTCAAGACCATCGTTCCGAGCGACGCCTCGGCCACCATCGACATGCGCCTCGTCGTCGATCAGGACCCGGACCGGATCTTCGACCTGTTCGAGCGCCACGTCGAGCAACACGCCGACGACCGACTGGAGACGACGGTCACCTACCACGCAAGCATGGACCCGATGCGGACGCCGACGGACACGCCGTACTTCGATCCGATCGTCGACGCCGTCACCGAGGGCTGGGGCGCGGAACCGGTCGTGAAGCCGTCGACGGGTGGCTCGGCGCCGTACGCGCTGTTCACCGACTACCTCGGCCTCCCGCACGCGAGCATCCCGTACGGGCAGGGCAACAACAATCAGCACTCGGCCGACGAGCGCTTCGCCGTCGACCACTTCGAGAAGGGGATCCGGACCAGCGCCCGGCTACTGCACGCCGTCGGCTCCGTCGAGCCTTAGTCCTCGTCGTCGGTGTCGAGCGCCGCGAGGATCGGCTCCAGTTTGAGGCCGACCTCCTCCCACTCGACTTCGGGGTCGCTGTCGGCGACGATGCCGTTGCCCGCGAAGAGCGTGGCCCGGCGGCCGCCCGCGACCGCCGAGCGGATGCCGACCGCGAACTCCCCGTCGCCGTCGGTGTCGAACCAGCCCACGGGGGCGGCGTACCAGCCGCGCTCGAACGTCTCGGTCTCGCGGATCACGCGCTCCGCAGTCTCCGGCGGCAGGCCGCCCACGGCGGGCGTCGGGTGGATCGCATCCACGAGTTCCAGAACGTGCGTGTCGCCGTCGAGGTCGGCCTCGATCGGGGTGTGGAGGTGCTGGACGTTCGCCAGCTTCCGGACCCCCT
It includes:
- a CDS encoding M20/M25/M40 family metallo-hydrolase, which translates into the protein MDPSVDDTIDDHFETYLTDLQALIAQPSISATGEGIRECAEHERELCLEYGFDEADIVETSGHPSVLAHAYVDNDPDNDAPTALVYGHYDVQPVDPAEWTTPPFEPEIRVEDGEELLYGRGTVDNKGQHFTYPCAVRTLRETTGLPCNVTLILDGEEESGSPNLLDAVEAREPDLDADVSINSDGPIDDSGRPSVSFGNRGILVVGLDVSGPKGDLHSGHYGGAVPNPAWELIRLLGTMRDPHGRIAIDGFYDEVEGVPAPDRELLDTFEPDEAELLADLEVGGLQDGPGETFLEKTLYYPTLNVNGIAGGHGETGFKTIVPSDASATIDMRLVVDQDPDRIFDLFERHVEQHADDRLETTVTYHASMDPMRTPTDTPYFDPIVDAVTEGWGAEPVVKPSTGGSAPYALFTDYLGLPHASIPYGQGNNNQHSADERFAVDHFEKGIRTSARLLHAVGSVEP